The Seriola aureovittata isolate HTS-2021-v1 ecotype China chromosome 8, ASM2101889v1, whole genome shotgun sequence genome contains the following window.
TTGTAATGCAGTATTTTAAACTGTCTAAGTTTTACTTGACTACCACTACCACTGGTAAACCAAGGCTACTTGACTGAAAATTGCATGATATAgcccaaagacatgcacatctGCTTTTGGGAGAAGGAATCACACTTGGGGGACCTCTATCGACAGAGTAAAGTACTGCACCGACTACAGCAGAATTATAGGCTCCTCTTTAAAGCTTTAGTTTTCTGACATTTGGAgaaggagcttttttttttgttttgtttttttttgtttttttattcaagtaGGCTAGGCTTCATTTCCTGGCTACTATGCAACCAGGGGCTTGGGTATAAATTGATCGAATcaaaaatgtaagtaaataaaaatatccaaaaagaCTGCATTAATTGTAAGATGATACAAAGTCTTTACGTGAATCGATCGTCAGAGTTTGAATTCTTCAATAAAGCTTATTATCTTTgaggtcctttttttttttaaataaaacccCTTTGTTGCCGACTGTTTGTGCCAAAAACATGATAAATCTATAATGAATACTAAACGGGGGAAATCAACTTTTAAAGTCtacacaagttttttttttttgttttgttttgtttttttttaatttgaagacaTGGAACAAAAATGTAAGCCTCAACCGGAGTTGCATAACGGCTTATTACTGTCTGTCTCATTTGCGTCTGGGTTTCTTTTCAACTTTCCGCCCACTTTTTTCCACTTAGAGCAAAACCTCTGAGGTTTTCTCTTGCTCCGTgagctgattggctgctgcgATCCGCTAGTTGAGCGGGTCTGGAGGACTTTTATAATAAAACTACAGTGCTGCCTGTCAGCTTTAAACCGCTCCGAACCCTGACACGCAGCACAGGCTTGCCGGCGTTTTACTCCTCTGTTCCAGCATGTCTTCACACATTACCACAGGTGAGTGCTACGGCGGCTTGAACCATTAGTTTTAAATGATGATAccgctgatgatgatgattatagGCCTATAAGAAACAACTACCACCAGTATAATGCTTCCCAGAGAGGCTGTGACATATATTTCactctttttaaaatttcacaCTCGCTTAATCCTTGTTAATATATCTCATGGGGTTGTTGCCAATGAAAGCCACAGTGAGCAAGTGAGCAGGTTTAAAGCCTGctatactttatttatacacgTTTCTACCTCCATGTTCTCCTATTTGTTGGTATATTTAGAgcacatgtttgtattttctatacaaccccccccccatttttttatttttatttctgtcatatCTTGAATGATGTATTCTGTGATAACTTACCAAACACTGAAGTTTTTGAATATATGAATACATATATTCTTTCTGTATCCTACTACATTTTGCTAAAGCCTCCCCTGAGCCTATTTCTCAGGAGACTGTTAAAGTTCACCTTAGCCTATTGAAATGACTGTGATATAACTGTGGGTAAACTGAAGGTCTGTTGATGCTGCATGTTATTTTATAGTTGTGCATTTATTCAAGGAATGGCCAAAAGTGTAGTTTAATTGTAGCCTAGAGCAcaacatttagatttaaactGTAATAATTTTGCATCATAGTTTGCAGACCAGTTGTTTTATATGCCTCATGGGCTGTTaagtttattttcacacatCAAGTTATCTGACACAGCCCACTGACATAAACTTTAAGAGTAGgctttttcttttagcttttatttaatttccttttcaCCCACACAGTATTTGTAATAAGTATATTTCTCTTACAGGAAAATGTCCTAGATGACTGAcaaatgattgttttatttcaaaaatattttaaatcccCTGAACTAAACCAGGGCTTTTAAAGATGATTTGACCttgatgtataaatatatatatttttcattcgTATCACAGAGTAATTTACTGCCTGTCAATCCTCAATTGTGCTTTCTGAAATAACCTTAGATGATCTGACCATTTTCTCTCAGTGAAGTAATGTGATTTCTTTCCAACTGCTGTCACATTTTCCGCAGACTTGGAGCAAGAACTGGGCGAGTTGCTTCAGGAGTTCCAGGATgtggtggaggagctgaaggcCCCTCCGCAAAGCAAACCACATGCTTACCAGCGAGTCCTGCAGGAAGCCAAAAGTCGCACGGGGCTTGGGGACGACAGCGGAGTGGAGGACTCTGATTACAGTGAGTAATAGACGAACAGGGACACTGTGATTaagatgtaatgtttttttaaaaaaagaaaagcatagGGAAGGAAAGACTGCATCATTTATTGATGAATAAGGTCGTATGAAGGCCCCATGGGTGGCAGTGGAGCCCCTTTATCAGCCCAAACAACTGCCGCTTGACACTTTTAATTTGCATGAAACTAGCGGTCACATCCCTGTACACTTCTATTAAAGTGGATGTTTTGCTCATGACAATAGCTCTGTACTGGAATGAACTGCAATTATGGATAACCCATCTtttgtaattgtcttttttttttttttttcctttatttgttgttgccgctgttgtgtgtttgttgacgGTTaggagataaaagaagaaagtgtATTTCTCTACTCCCATGTGTCGTCATTATTGAAAGTATTTTGGCCCCCTAATGTTTCAACAGGCAAGCTGCTTTCAAAAGCTGACACATGGGAGCCGCTAACAGCGAACAGGCGTTTACCTTCACTTTACTGCAcgttattatcattatgtgCAAGTCCTGCATTGTATTACAATTActgtcattgttgttgttcatcATTTGCATGGGCTGGCCTTAGTGCTTGTCTTCTGTTTATTATCTCCACTCACTCCCTCCttgcacccccccacccccctctcctccccaccCCTCAGGCAGCGAAGCTTCTTTGGGAAACAGTTTGAACACCAGCGAGGAGGAGCTTCACACAGCAGGAATAACGCTGGCACCGAAAGGTACTAGAGGCTTCCATCACCCTATCTCTATCCAAGATAGCCCTCGTTCTTACAGTGATCACTATCACTTTTGCTCTGATCACTATCACAGCCACACAAAAACTCTACATTAGGCCCAgagctcttttgtttttacacaacaAAGCGCCTGCCGCTGTGACTGTCACGTCTCAGCCCCCCTCTTTTCCACGTCTCCTGCAGAGGTTGTTTGTGATGTTATGTGGTGGTGAGAgtggctcaggtgtgtgtgtgtgtgtgtgtgtgtgtgtgtgtgtgtgt
Protein-coding sequences here:
- the si:dkey-27i16.2 gene encoding regulator of cell cycle RGCC-like, whose protein sequence is MSSHITTDLEQELGELLQEFQDVVEELKAPPQSKPHAYQRVLQEAKSRTGLGDDSGVEDSDYSSEASLGNSLNTSEEELHTAGITLAPKAKLGDTRELESFIDMLDRELAEM